In Syntrophomonas wolfei subsp. wolfei str. Goettingen G311, a single window of DNA contains:
- the porA gene encoding 2-ketoisovalerate ferredoxin oxidoreductase subunit alpha, with amino-acid sequence MSSRLSGNEAVAYAMKQINPDVMGAFPITPSTEIPEYFAAYVANGEVNTEYVAVESEHSSMSVCIAAQAAGARAVSATSSCGLALMYELLYVAASCRLPITLACVNRALSGPININHDYSDSMGARDSGWIQIYAENNQEAYDNIIMAMPIGETPNIRLPVMSCMDGFITSHAVENIELLETDVVRKFIGEYNPEHYLLKKENPLAVGPYDVSAYYMEHKVQEAEAMKAAKSRILEVAAEFEKISGRRYGLFEEYRMEDAQLALVLIGSTAGTAKAAINKLRENGIKAGLVKIRVFRPFPGEELARALAGTRAVAVMDKSEGFSANGGPLFAETRSALYDLKERPYMINIVYGLGGRDVKTEDIEKVFGRLADIARTGETHPVYTHMGQRSREEETA; translated from the coding sequence ATGAGCAGCCGTCTTTCCGGCAACGAGGCTGTAGCTTATGCCATGAAGCAGATAAATCCTGATGTCATGGGAGCTTTCCCTATCACTCCCTCCACAGAAATTCCTGAATACTTCGCTGCTTATGTAGCCAACGGCGAGGTGAATACTGAATATGTAGCCGTGGAGTCCGAGCATAGTTCGATGTCCGTGTGCATTGCGGCACAAGCAGCAGGAGCCAGAGCCGTTAGTGCTACTTCATCCTGTGGACTGGCCCTGATGTACGAGCTTTTGTATGTGGCGGCTTCATGCCGCTTGCCGATTACCCTGGCCTGTGTCAACCGGGCTCTTTCGGGGCCAATTAACATAAACCACGACTACTCCGATTCAATGGGAGCCCGTGATAGCGGCTGGATTCAAATCTACGCTGAGAATAATCAGGAGGCCTACGATAATATTATAATGGCTATGCCTATCGGCGAGACCCCGAACATACGCTTGCCGGTGATGAGCTGTATGGATGGTTTCATTACCAGTCATGCCGTAGAGAATATAGAGCTTTTGGAAACGGATGTGGTGCGTAAGTTCATCGGGGAATACAACCCTGAACATTACCTGCTCAAAAAAGAAAATCCGCTGGCGGTAGGACCATATGATGTGAGTGCCTATTACATGGAACATAAGGTTCAGGAGGCTGAGGCCATGAAGGCGGCCAAGTCCCGCATACTGGAGGTAGCCGCAGAGTTTGAAAAGATTTCCGGCCGGCGCTACGGCTTGTTTGAAGAATATAGGATGGAGGATGCCCAGCTGGCTCTGGTTCTAATCGGTTCCACTGCGGGAACGGCTAAAGCAGCGATCAACAAGTTGCGGGAAAATGGAATAAAGGCAGGGCTGGTTAAAATCAGAGTTTTCCGTCCTTTCCCCGGCGAGGAACTGGCCCGAGCGTTGGCGGGCACCAGGGCTGTAGCCGTTATGGATAAGTCCGAGGGTTTTTCGGCCAACGGCGGTCCTTTATTTGCCGAGACCCGCAGCGCTTTATATGATCTTAAGGAACGCCCCTATATGATTAATATTGTTTACGGTCTGGGTGGCCGTGACGTAAAGACCGAGGATATTGAAAAAGTCTTCGGCCGGCTGGCGGATATTGCTAGGACCGGTGAAACCCACCCGGTATATACCCATATGGGACAGAGGTCAAGAGAGGAGGAGACAGCATGA
- a CDS encoding bifunctional cobalt-precorrin-7 (C(5))-methyltransferase/cobalt-precorrin-6B (C(15))-methyltransferase — protein MEQTMFTNEVILSWLQYFSKNAPINLAKLKMLDITGKNKNLIPTVMSNRAVLVFTDAGHPDIFYDMWNAELGDCDIWYNEGSEPSGEIKHDKVSDMINRGINASAAMLILNPNAATNYHIGMENSRFSCGSVQYVCREVRAVIMNKLNLGDQDNICIISGESIAVEAAMIAAEGSVIAVEYDRRDRNTMQENVKKFDLNNVTIVESLENGIPDKLPVPDIAFIVGSPRIGSEIKALLSINPVMDFVIYTLDFEVLMSLPALFRENGLERTEAIHVAVSRVNSKKMVEPFPAPWLISGRSIKG, from the coding sequence GTGGAACAAACCATGTTTACTAATGAGGTCATTTTATCCTGGCTTCAGTATTTTTCAAAGAACGCCCCGATTAACCTGGCAAAACTGAAGATGCTGGACATTACAGGGAAGAATAAGAACCTGATTCCAACCGTTATGAGCAACCGGGCAGTGCTGGTTTTTACGGATGCCGGACATCCGGATATCTTCTACGATATGTGGAATGCGGAACTGGGGGACTGTGATATCTGGTACAATGAGGGCTCAGAACCATCCGGCGAGATCAAGCACGACAAGGTCTCAGACATGATTAACCGCGGGATTAATGCCTCTGCAGCTATGTTGATTCTGAATCCTAACGCTGCCACGAATTATCATATAGGTATGGAGAACAGCCGTTTCTCCTGCGGCTCGGTGCAGTATGTATGCCGGGAAGTTCGGGCGGTTATAATGAATAAGCTCAATCTGGGGGACCAGGATAATATATGTATAATTTCAGGTGAGAGTATCGCGGTGGAGGCCGCCATGATTGCTGCTGAGGGCAGTGTCATTGCTGTGGAATATGACCGCAGGGATCGGAATACCATGCAGGAGAATGTTAAGAAATTTGATCTGAACAACGTCACCATCGTTGAGTCTCTGGAAAATGGTATCCCGGATAAGCTGCCAGTGCCGGACATAGCTTTTATAGTAGGTTCTCCCAGGATAGGCAGCGAAATAAAGGCTCTTTTGTCCATCAATCCCGTTATGGATTTTGTGATCTATACCCTAGACTTCGAAGTTCTAATGTCCCTGCCTGCTTTGTTTCGGGAGAACGGCCTGGAGCGAACTGAAGCTATTCATGTAGCAGTATCGCGAGTTAATAGCAAAAAAATGGTGGAGCCATTTCCAGCTCCCTGGCTTATTTCTGGCAGAAGTATAAAAGGATAA
- a CDS encoding thiamine pyrophosphate-dependent enzyme — protein MSTVYNLKREVEKPTRLTGGHRLCAGCGTGVVVSGVLRALDREDRAVVVNATSCLEVSTFMYPYTAYMDSYIHSAFENSAATCSGVEAAYNALKRCGKVEGTVKFITFAGDGGTYDIGFQSLSGAMERGHDMVYVCYDNEAYMNTGIQRSSSTPRFARTTTTPVGSVGQGKKQNKKDLTEILVAHNIPYVAQTAPVGNFRDLHSKSYKAIYTEGPCFLNILSPCPRGWDYPMAMLAEIIKLAVDTCVWPLYEVEEGVWRLSYIPKRKLPVEDFLRPQGRFRHMFQKGNEWMIEEAQSYVDQKWERLLEHTGA, from the coding sequence ATGAGCACGGTATATAACCTGAAGCGGGAAGTAGAAAAACCGACCCGTCTCACCGGAGGGCATCGGCTTTGTGCCGGCTGTGGCACCGGGGTTGTTGTGTCGGGGGTTCTGCGTGCCCTGGATAGAGAGGACCGGGCAGTGGTGGTTAATGCTACCAGTTGTCTGGAGGTCTCCACCTTTATGTATCCTTACACTGCCTATATGGATAGCTATATTCATTCTGCTTTTGAGAACTCTGCGGCAACCTGTTCCGGAGTGGAAGCAGCATATAATGCTTTGAAACGCTGCGGCAAGGTGGAAGGAACCGTCAAGTTTATTACCTTTGCCGGTGACGGCGGCACCTATGATATAGGGTTTCAATCCCTGTCAGGAGCTATGGAACGCGGTCATGATATGGTCTATGTCTGCTATGACAACGAGGCTTATATGAATACCGGAATCCAGCGTTCATCTTCAACGCCTCGTTTTGCCCGCACGACTACTACGCCGGTAGGTTCTGTAGGGCAGGGTAAGAAACAGAATAAAAAGGATCTGACGGAGATTTTGGTTGCTCATAATATCCCCTATGTGGCTCAGACTGCCCCTGTAGGCAATTTCAGGGATTTGCACAGCAAGTCTTACAAAGCCATTTATACTGAGGGCCCTTGCTTTTTGAACATATTGTCCCCATGTCCTCGCGGATGGGACTACCCCATGGCTATGCTGGCGGAGATCATTAAGCTGGCCGTGGATACCTGCGTCTGGCCCCTTTACGAAGTAGAGGAGGGAGTATGGCGTCTGAGCTATATACCGAAGAGAAAGCTGCCCGTGGAAGACTTTCTCCGTCCTCAGGGTAGATTCCGCCACATGTTCCAGAAAGGCAATGAGTGGATGATTGAAGAAGCGCAGAGCTATGTGGATCAAAAATGGGAACGCTTACTGGAACATACCGGTGCTTAA
- a CDS encoding 2-oxoacid:acceptor oxidoreductase family protein: MASNNMVEIRWHGRGGQGAKMACLLLADVAGLEGKFVQGFPEYGPERMGAPITAYNRISEKRCTIHSNIYYPDYVVVVDETLLDSVDVTGGLKDGGAIIINTPSSPQEIRPRLQGWTGKVCTVDARRISEDVLGTNFPNTPMLAAAVKVSGVLETERFLANIEESFKHKFADKPQLIEGNMATLKKSMEEVQLG; the protein is encoded by the coding sequence ATGGCAAGCAATAATATGGTAGAAATTCGCTGGCATGGCCGGGGCGGACAGGGAGCCAAGATGGCCTGCCTGTTGCTGGCGGATGTGGCTGGTTTGGAAGGAAAATTTGTTCAGGGATTCCCGGAGTATGGGCCAGAACGCATGGGAGCCCCTATTACGGCTTATAACCGCATTAGTGAAAAACGCTGTACTATCCATTCCAACATCTACTATCCGGACTATGTGGTGGTGGTGGATGAAACTCTGCTGGACAGCGTTGATGTTACCGGTGGACTAAAGGATGGCGGTGCGATAATCATTAATACTCCCAGTTCTCCTCAGGAGATACGCCCCCGGCTGCAAGGATGGACCGGAAAGGTCTGCACCGTTGATGCCCGCCGCATTTCGGAAGATGTTCTGGGCACAAACTTCCCGAATACCCCTATGCTGGCGGCTGCGGTTAAGGTGAGCGGAGTTTTGGAAACCGAGCGTTTTTTAGCAAACATTGAAGAATCCTTTAAACATAAATTTGCTGACAAGCCCCAGCTTATCGAAGGGAACATGGCAACCCTGAAAAAATCCATGGAGGAGGTACAGCTAGGATGA
- a CDS encoding 4Fe-4S binding protein produces the protein MIRAKDINELTPWQDLTPGGEIYEAGTARDFNTGTWRTNTPVFHEEACKHCMLCIPFCPDSAIPVKDGKRLDFDYMHCKGCGICENVCPFPAITMVMGGVAI, from the coding sequence ATGATTCGGGCGAAAGATATCAATGAGCTTACTCCCTGGCAGGATCTAACCCCCGGTGGGGAGATCTACGAAGCAGGAACCGCCCGGGACTTCAATACCGGTACCTGGCGAACCAATACGCCTGTATTTCACGAGGAAGCATGTAAACACTGTATGCTTTGTATTCCATTCTGTCCGGACAGTGCTATTCCGGTGAAGGACGGGAAACGTCTGGACTTCGACTATATGCACTGCAAGGGCTGTGGCATCTGTGAGAATGTATGTCCCTTCCCGGCGATTACCATGGTGATGGGAGGTGTGGCCATATGA